In Enterobacter cloacae, the following are encoded in one genomic region:
- a CDS encoding fimbrial protein translates to MKRRYLLLLLFCTLFSFAGQVLATNYKCYFKSSQTIILPNFWTANQLISPIGGTSGAVGLGVTETTAALFPGGQGSEITCDPSPQSNNAVTYTAPDAGMMDSHILSDSGNGQGLLKTNVPGIVYTMEIRCANDCAGGNQLYLNMPTQPGASVTSDEYVGGGYKNSEPNWDVFFSLYQTPDYRPQTGQTNVMAIPGTIGILKMGDSTANIIRINVTTGSVLFKLNEPTCLTYSINNSNMRDHYDVNFGDFFVSDFDKTSGYTAERRFTLDLYNCSMNSISITVNGAHTADGNTLINQSGTAEGVGVDLAAQLVNSWEAIKVDGSASVGANFSGNDGWYQPYYQIPFSGKLKKIGEIKAGSFSSTATFTISYN, encoded by the coding sequence ATGAAACGACGTTATTTACTGCTCCTCTTATTTTGTACGTTATTCTCCTTTGCCGGGCAGGTGCTTGCGACAAATTATAAATGCTATTTCAAAAGTTCTCAGACTATTATCCTACCCAACTTCTGGACAGCTAATCAGCTTATTTCACCCATTGGGGGAACGAGTGGCGCAGTAGGGCTCGGCGTGACTGAGACAACCGCTGCATTATTTCCAGGGGGGCAGGGGTCCGAAATAACGTGTGATCCTTCCCCCCAAAGCAATAACGCAGTGACATACACAGCCCCTGATGCCGGGATGATGGACAGTCACATTCTATCTGATTCCGGTAATGGCCAGGGGCTGTTGAAAACTAACGTTCCCGGCATTGTTTATACCATGGAAATAAGATGTGCTAACGACTGTGCTGGCGGTAACCAGCTGTATTTAAATATGCCAACCCAACCAGGAGCATCTGTGACGAGTGATGAGTACGTTGGCGGCGGTTATAAGAATAGTGAACCTAACTGGGATGTATTCTTCTCCCTGTACCAAACCCCGGACTATCGCCCCCAAACAGGGCAGACAAATGTCATGGCAATACCGGGAACAATAGGCATCCTGAAAATGGGCGATAGCACCGCCAACATCATAAGAATAAATGTCACGACGGGCTCCGTATTATTTAAACTTAATGAGCCCACCTGCCTCACCTACTCCATCAATAACTCGAATATGCGGGATCATTATGATGTGAATTTTGGTGATTTTTTCGTTTCTGATTTTGACAAGACCAGCGGCTATACGGCTGAACGACGTTTTACACTGGATTTATACAATTGCAGTATGAACAGCATCAGCATTACGGTGAACGGTGCCCACACGGCAGACGGTAATACGTTAATCAACCAAAGCGGCACAGCAGAGGGCGTTGGTGTCGATCTCGCCGCACAGCTTGTCAATAGCTGGGAAGCCATCAAAGTTGATGGCAGTGCGTCAGTTGGCGCAAATTTCAGTGGGAATGACGGTTGGTATCAACCCTATTACCAGATCCCGTTCTCAGGGAAGTTGAAGAAGATAGGCGAGATTAAAGCAGGGAGCTTTTCATCAACCGCCACATTTACAATAAGCTACAACTGA
- a CDS encoding fimbrial protein has translation MRQIPLFMRPTLVLLTTLLAGHWPALSQAEDSGMDVNFSARIVANTCQINLVNGSDITLPTVSRDWFYNPDSSNRLQPGTDAGGTPFIVQVVSCDTAPAGSGSQQLHFQFAPKFGVNPVNKQVFANNATQGQANNVGVVVFSEEYHSNVLKSDGSSDVGYDLSGKAEPHFPADYTFYARYQNTGDISNGVVTSNVVINVTYQ, from the coding sequence ATGCGACAGATTCCTCTTTTTATGCGGCCAACGCTCGTACTGCTCACCACGCTGTTGGCCGGGCACTGGCCCGCCCTCAGCCAGGCGGAAGACAGCGGCATGGATGTAAATTTCTCCGCCCGGATTGTGGCAAATACCTGCCAGATAAACCTGGTGAACGGCAGTGATATAACGCTGCCCACCGTCTCTCGCGACTGGTTTTACAACCCCGACAGCAGCAACCGCCTGCAGCCGGGAACCGATGCCGGCGGCACACCGTTTATCGTTCAGGTGGTGAGCTGCGATACTGCGCCAGCGGGAAGCGGCAGCCAGCAGCTTCATTTCCAGTTTGCGCCAAAGTTTGGCGTAAACCCGGTGAACAAACAGGTTTTTGCCAATAATGCCACCCAGGGACAGGCCAACAACGTTGGCGTGGTGGTGTTTTCTGAGGAGTACCATAGCAACGTACTCAAAAGCGATGGCAGTTCAGACGTGGGGTATGACCTTTCCGGGAAAGCGGAGCCGCACTTTCCCGCCGATTATACCTTTTATGCCCGTTATCAGAATACCGGCGATATCAGCAACGGCGTGGTCACCAGTAATGTCGTGATCAACGTCACCTATCAATAA